A single region of the Pontibacter kalidii genome encodes:
- a CDS encoding S46 family peptidase, translating into MISKRILSFFAAALLSIGITTARPDEGMWLPMLLKQLNEAQMQDKGMKLTAEDIYSVNQSSLKDAIVSFGGFCTGEMISPEGLLLTNHHCGYGQVQQHSSVENDYLTEGFWAKTREQELPNPGLTATFIVRMEDVTKQILTGTEAAKTEAEREAIVQRNISRVGKEATAGTHYNAVIRPFFYGNEYYMYITETFKDIRLVGAPPSSIGKFGGDTDNWMWPRHTGDFSLFRIYAGPNNEPAEYSPENKPYKPRHHLPISLSGVKEGDFTMVFGFPGRTNEYLVSQAVKEIYEVSNPHKINIRETKLNILDEEMKASDAVRIKYAAKHASIANAWKKWIGENRGIRKANAIAEKQQLEQQFAQWVAADPARQQQYGNLLAEFEQNYKALDGITISRDYINEAAFGVEIVKLANNFTTLQRLLAQKAPQNDIDAQVAKLESYAAGYFKDYHAPADKKVFAALLSLYYNNIDRKLHPEIFNMVRSKYKGDFTKYAEDVFTKSAFVSESGVKQLLAEAKKGKDAIKNDPAFELANSVAEYYRVNVMPTYTSVNDNLSLLYRSYMSGLRQMQSDKNFYPDANSTLRVAYGKVEPYKPVDGVIYTYYTTLEGVMEKAASGVAEDYAIPARLRELYEKKDYGPYGVNGQMPVCFIASNHTTGGNSGSPVINANGQLIGTNFDRNWEGTMSDIVYNPDQVRNISVDVRYMLFIVDKFAGATHLVEEMTLVTDDTSGLPQVDARKQQPEKELSKKEKKKLEKELKKKRKKEKAEVDA; encoded by the coding sequence ATGATCAGTAAACGCATATTATCCTTTTTTGCGGCTGCCCTGCTCAGTATTGGCATCACCACCGCACGCCCCGATGAGGGCATGTGGCTGCCGATGCTGCTCAAGCAGCTGAACGAGGCCCAGATGCAGGACAAGGGCATGAAGCTCACGGCCGAGGACATCTACAGTGTCAACCAATCGAGCCTGAAGGACGCCATCGTTTCGTTCGGGGGCTTTTGTACCGGGGAGATGATTTCGCCGGAGGGCCTGCTGCTTACCAACCACCACTGCGGCTACGGCCAGGTGCAGCAGCACAGTTCCGTGGAGAACGACTACCTGACCGAAGGCTTCTGGGCCAAAACACGGGAACAGGAACTGCCCAACCCCGGCCTCACGGCCACCTTCATCGTGCGCATGGAGGATGTGACCAAACAGATCTTGACAGGTACTGAGGCGGCTAAGACCGAAGCAGAGCGTGAGGCCATTGTGCAGCGCAACATTTCCAGGGTGGGCAAAGAGGCAACAGCCGGCACACATTATAATGCTGTGATCAGGCCGTTCTTTTACGGTAACGAGTACTACATGTACATCACCGAGACGTTCAAGGACATCCGTTTGGTGGGCGCCCCGCCTTCCTCTATCGGCAAGTTTGGCGGCGATACGGATAACTGGATGTGGCCACGCCACACCGGAGACTTCTCGCTGTTCCGCATCTATGCCGGCCCGAATAATGAGCCTGCCGAGTATTCTCCCGAGAATAAGCCTTACAAGCCCAGGCACCACCTGCCCATTTCGCTCAGCGGAGTGAAGGAGGGTGATTTCACCATGGTCTTCGGCTTCCCGGGCCGCACCAACGAATACCTGGTTTCGCAGGCGGTGAAGGAGATCTACGAGGTGTCTAACCCGCACAAGATCAACATCCGCGAGACAAAGCTCAACATCCTGGACGAGGAGATGAAGGCCTCTGACGCGGTGCGCATTAAGTATGCGGCCAAGCACGCCAGCATCGCCAACGCCTGGAAAAAATGGATCGGCGAGAACCGTGGTATCCGCAAGGCCAATGCCATTGCCGAGAAGCAACAGCTGGAGCAGCAGTTTGCCCAATGGGTGGCGGCTGACCCGGCGCGACAGCAGCAGTACGGCAACCTGCTGGCCGAGTTCGAGCAGAATTACAAGGCCCTGGATGGCATCACCATCTCCCGCGATTATATCAACGAGGCTGCCTTTGGGGTGGAGATAGTGAAATTGGCCAATAACTTCACTACGCTGCAGCGCTTGTTGGCCCAAAAGGCCCCGCAAAACGACATAGATGCGCAGGTGGCCAAACTGGAAAGCTATGCTGCCGGTTATTTTAAAGATTACCATGCTCCTGCCGATAAGAAAGTGTTCGCTGCGCTGCTGAGCCTGTACTACAACAACATCGACCGCAAGCTGCACCCGGAGATCTTTAACATGGTGCGCAGCAAGTATAAAGGCGACTTCACCAAGTATGCCGAGGATGTGTTTACCAAGTCGGCCTTTGTTTCGGAAAGTGGTGTGAAGCAGCTCTTAGCCGAGGCGAAGAAGGGAAAGGACGCGATTAAAAATGACCCTGCCTTTGAACTGGCCAATAGCGTAGCCGAGTACTACCGCGTTAATGTAATGCCGACCTATACTTCGGTGAACGATAACCTGAGCCTGCTGTACCGCAGCTACATGAGCGGTCTGCGCCAGATGCAAAGCGATAAGAACTTCTACCCGGACGCCAACTCTACCCTGCGCGTGGCCTACGGCAAAGTGGAGCCCTACAAACCGGTGGACGGTGTGATTTATACTTACTATACTACCCTGGAAGGCGTGATGGAGAAGGCTGCTTCCGGCGTGGCCGAAGACTATGCTATTCCGGCCAGGTTGCGCGAACTATATGAGAAAAAAGACTACGGCCCGTATGGTGTAAACGGGCAGATGCCGGTGTGCTTCATCGCCTCCAACCACACCACGGGCGGTAACTCCGGCTCCCCGGTCATCAACGCCAACGGCCAGCTGATCGGCACCAACTTCGACCGTAACTGGGAAGGCACCATGAGCGACATCGTATACAACCCGGATCAGGTGCGCAACATTTCGGTGGATGTGCGCTACATGCTCTTTATCGTGGACAAGTTCGCCGGGGCCACGCACCTGGTGGAGGAAATGACGCTGGTAACCGATGATACCTCCGGCCTGCCGCAGGTAGACGCCCGTAAGCAGCAACCCGAAAAAGAGCTCTCTAAAAAGGAGAAAAAGAAGTTAGAGAAAGAGCTGAAGAAGAAGAGAAAGAAGGAAAAAGCTGAGGTTGATGCTTAA
- a CDS encoding alpha/beta fold hydrolase, protein MTSPTITVTEQTIRINKASLKLKWLRPGVAAANRSVLLFLHDSLGCINLWRDFPERLAQATGCTTLIYDRQGYGQSSPFESINRGQDYLEQEADVLERLLDKLQIPQAILFGHSDGGSIALIAAAKYKNRVKAIVTEGAHVFVEEETLEGIREAVKAYQTTNLPQKLQKYHGSKTEAVFRAWTDTWLSAGFRRWNIEHFLPSILCPVLIIQGEADEYGTLAQVEALVQQAQGPVHRLILSGIGHTPHREAVEQVLQQSVSFIKALS, encoded by the coding sequence ATGACTTCCCCAACCATCACCGTAACAGAACAAACCATCCGGATTAACAAGGCTTCCCTCAAGCTGAAGTGGCTGCGCCCAGGCGTGGCAGCAGCGAATCGTTCCGTTCTCCTCTTCCTGCACGACTCCCTGGGCTGCATTAACCTATGGCGCGATTTTCCGGAGAGGCTGGCACAGGCCACCGGTTGCACTACCCTGATCTACGACAGGCAGGGATACGGCCAGTCCTCCCCCTTCGAAAGTATAAACCGCGGTCAGGATTACCTGGAGCAAGAGGCGGATGTGCTGGAAAGGCTGCTGGATAAGCTGCAGATACCTCAAGCCATACTTTTCGGCCACTCCGATGGCGGCAGTATTGCCCTGATAGCGGCAGCCAAGTATAAAAACCGGGTGAAGGCCATCGTGACAGAGGGTGCTCATGTGTTTGTAGAAGAGGAAACCCTGGAAGGCATACGTGAAGCGGTTAAAGCCTACCAAACCACTAACTTGCCGCAGAAGCTGCAAAAGTACCATGGCTCCAAAACGGAGGCCGTCTTCCGCGCCTGGACCGACACCTGGTTATCTGCCGGCTTCCGCCGCTGGAACATCGAGCATTTTTTGCCTTCCATACTTTGCCCGGTTCTGATTATACAAGGAGAGGCGGATGAGTATGGCACGCTGGCGCAGGTGGAGGCGCTAGTGCAGCAGGCGCAGGGGCCGGTGCACCGACTTATACTTTCGGGCATCGGCCACACGCCGCACCGGGAGGCTGTCGAGCAGGTGTTACAGCAGTCCGTTAGTTTCATCAAAGCCTTGTCATAG
- a CDS encoding dipeptidase, with protein MKNKHLYLSITAALGLTLGSYPALAQDYRQVHQEAILIDTHNDVLISVMEGLDISKDLRGRTHSDLARFKEGGVDAQFFSVWSDETGNFKYAMQQIDSLEAIVKRHPDKLLLATDVAGIEQAVQEGKMAALIGVEGGHMIDNDLQKLEQLYNRGTRYLTLTWNNSTPWASSAADETSGKLPKAKRGLSKKGRQIVSRMNELGMLVDLSHVGEKTFWDVMAVTTKPVLVSHSCVHSINPIPRNLTDKQIKAVAKNGGVIHLNFFSDFLDSEFRTRLKNFMDVHKPESDSLKAAGWSNDAVMDYLAETYSADVMHIRPPLSVLIDHVDHIVNLVGVDYVGLGSDFDGITSAPQQLDGVQDFPNVTKALLARGYSEADVKKILGGNFLRVFRANGG; from the coding sequence ATGAAAAACAAGCACCTTTATTTAAGTATAACCGCGGCCTTGGGCCTCACCCTTGGCAGCTATCCCGCCTTGGCCCAGGATTACAGACAGGTCCACCAGGAAGCCATCCTGATCGACACGCACAACGACGTGCTGATCTCGGTGATGGAAGGCCTGGACATCAGCAAAGACCTTCGTGGCCGCACCCACTCCGACCTGGCGCGCTTTAAGGAAGGAGGCGTGGATGCCCAGTTCTTCTCCGTCTGGAGCGATGAAACCGGCAACTTCAAGTATGCGATGCAGCAGATCGACTCGCTGGAGGCCATTGTGAAACGGCACCCCGATAAACTGCTGCTGGCAACCGATGTGGCAGGTATAGAGCAGGCCGTGCAGGAAGGCAAGATGGCGGCCTTGATCGGTGTGGAGGGCGGCCACATGATCGACAACGACCTGCAGAAGCTCGAGCAGCTCTATAACCGGGGGACGCGCTACCTCACCCTTACCTGGAACAACTCTACGCCCTGGGCATCCTCGGCTGCAGACGAGACATCGGGCAAGCTGCCAAAAGCTAAGAGAGGCCTCTCTAAAAAGGGCAGGCAGATCGTTTCCCGCATGAACGAGTTGGGCATGCTAGTGGACCTGAGTCACGTGGGCGAGAAAACCTTCTGGGACGTCATGGCTGTCACCACCAAGCCGGTGCTGGTCTCGCACAGCTGCGTGCATAGCATAAACCCTATTCCCCGCAACCTGACGGACAAGCAGATCAAGGCCGTCGCCAAGAATGGCGGTGTCATCCATCTAAATTTCTTCTCTGACTTTCTGGATTCGGAGTTCAGGACACGGCTCAAAAACTTTATGGATGTCCATAAGCCTGAATCAGACTCCCTGAAAGCAGCAGGATGGTCGAACGACGCAGTCATGGATTACCTGGCGGAGACATATTCGGCTGATGTCATGCATATACGCCCCCCTCTCTCCGTTCTAATCGATCATGTTGACCATATTGTGAACCTGGTGGGGGTTGATTACGTGGGCCTTGGCTCCGACTTCGACGGCATCACCTCCGCCCCGCAGCAGCTGGATGGCGTGCAGGATTTCCCGAACGTGACTAAGGCGCTTTTAGCGCGCGGCTACAGCGAGGCGGATGTAAAGAAGATCCTCGGAGGGAACTTCCTTCGGGTATTCCGCGCCAACGGCGGGTAA
- a CDS encoding TetR/AcrR family transcriptional regulator, translating into MEPIADKKKAIFESTLELVRENGFHGTPMSLVAKKAGVAAGTIYHYFESKQDLILDLFHYIKEQIISVIKREDSAEMPYQKCFFNIWYGLHAYYSENPNVLMFFEQFVNSPYNAFIQEDYNSSEFRQRLTSFFERGIREGHLKALSPNVLGTLAHTNIISTVKMSSSGRLVLEEGELKQIPQILWDGMRSR; encoded by the coding sequence ATGGAGCCAATAGCCGATAAGAAGAAAGCCATTTTTGAGAGTACCCTGGAGCTGGTGCGGGAGAATGGCTTCCATGGTACGCCCATGAGCCTGGTGGCTAAGAAGGCGGGCGTGGCGGCAGGCACCATCTACCATTACTTTGAGAGCAAGCAGGACCTGATCCTGGACCTGTTTCACTACATCAAAGAGCAGATTATCTCGGTGATAAAGCGCGAGGACTCAGCGGAAATGCCCTACCAAAAATGCTTCTTCAATATCTGGTATGGATTGCACGCCTATTACTCCGAGAACCCTAACGTGCTCATGTTCTTTGAGCAGTTCGTGAACTCACCCTACAATGCGTTCATACAGGAAGATTATAACAGCAGCGAGTTTCGGCAGCGCCTAACCAGCTTCTTCGAGCGGGGCATACGAGAGGGGCACCTAAAAGCGCTCAGCCCGAATGTCCTGGGCACGCTGGCCCACACCAACATTATCTCAACGGTGAAGATGTCCTCCTCTGGCAGGCTGGTGCTGGAGGAAGGGGAGCTAAAGCAGATCCCTCAGATCCTCTGGGATGGGATGAGGAGCAGGTAA
- a CDS encoding TolC family protein, which yields MRLIKRIKPLLLGCLLSPALALAQGNTGAATESLTLEQCVDYALENRAAVEQALLNKAIGEREIRSNLSGWYPQINASFGGSYNIKPQQFPVGDEIITSTQKYTSNLLFEANQNLFNSELLLASKAARFTRQQLDQEITDTKINTVVEVSKGFYDVLLTQEQLRILNVNLVRQEKQYNDARSRYEVGLVDKTDYQRAAITLANIRSDIKRATEAIKAKEAYLKQLMGFPIEKNVELVYDYDQMEQAVLVDTTEVIEFANRIELQQLQTQRQLLSLNTAYNKWSYLPTVSAFINYNSQYYSSTDFADLYQSAYPTSVVGLRVSLPIFQGLRRVQNLRIAQLQEESLDVAIEDTRKAINTEYQASLANYKADYTEWRTLESNLEMAQEVYDIIKLQYDEGVKAYVDLVVAESELRATQINYYNALYNLMASKLDYQRALGNIDINQ from the coding sequence ATGAGATTAATTAAGAGAATAAAACCCTTGCTCCTGGGCTGCCTGCTAAGCCCAGCACTTGCCCTGGCGCAGGGCAACACCGGGGCTGCCACCGAGAGCCTCACGCTGGAGCAGTGCGTGGACTATGCCCTCGAAAATAGGGCAGCCGTGGAGCAGGCTCTTCTGAATAAGGCCATAGGCGAAAGGGAAATCCGTTCGAATCTTTCAGGATGGTACCCGCAGATAAACGCCAGCTTTGGCGGCTCTTATAATATTAAGCCCCAGCAGTTCCCTGTAGGGGACGAGATTATAACTTCCACGCAAAAGTATACCTCTAACCTCCTGTTCGAGGCGAACCAGAACCTGTTTAACAGCGAGCTGCTTCTGGCCTCTAAAGCTGCCCGTTTTACCCGTCAGCAGCTGGATCAGGAGATCACCGACACCAAGATCAATACCGTGGTAGAGGTGAGCAAGGGTTTTTATGATGTACTGCTCACACAGGAGCAGCTTCGTATCCTGAACGTGAACCTGGTGCGCCAGGAAAAGCAGTATAACGATGCCCGCAGCCGGTACGAGGTTGGCTTGGTAGACAAGACTGACTACCAGCGCGCTGCCATCACGCTGGCCAACATCCGCAGCGACATCAAGCGCGCCACGGAAGCCATCAAGGCAAAGGAGGCCTACCTGAAGCAGCTGATGGGCTTCCCGATTGAGAAGAACGTAGAGCTGGTGTACGATTACGATCAAATGGAGCAGGCTGTGCTGGTCGACACGACCGAGGTGATCGAGTTTGCCAACCGGATCGAACTGCAGCAACTGCAGACCCAGCGCCAGTTGCTCAGCCTGAACACTGCCTACAACAAGTGGAGTTATTTGCCTACGGTTTCTGCCTTTATAAACTATAATTCCCAGTACTACAGCAGTACCGACTTCGCGGACCTGTACCAGTCCGCCTACCCTACCTCTGTTGTCGGCCTACGTGTTTCCCTCCCGATCTTCCAGGGGTTGCGCAGGGTGCAGAACCTGCGGATCGCCCAACTGCAGGAAGAGAGCTTAGATGTGGCTATCGAAGATACCCGCAAAGCCATCAACACTGAGTACCAGGCATCGCTTGCCAACTATAAAGCCGACTATACCGAGTGGCGCACGCTGGAGAGCAACCTCGAGATGGCCCAGGAGGTGTACGACATCATTAAGCTGCAGTACGACGAGGGTGTGAAGGCCTATGTGGACCTGGTGGTGGCCGAGAGTGAATTGCGCGCCACGCAGATCAACTACTACAATGCCCTTTACAACCTGATGGCCAGCAAGCTGGACTACCAGCGAGCTCTAGGTAACATAGATATCAATCAATAA
- a CDS encoding efflux RND transporter periplasmic adaptor subunit translates to MKRKYVWLAAAVISPTILMSCGGDKAGQQQMNPAAMAVPVNTYKVTEQSVTGKDSYPGTVTALQEVQLRPQVSGYITDIYVQDGQRVKKGQKLYEIDRNKYQASYQQAQANLASAEANLARVQKDLERYERLAESDAIAKQQLDYARTEVQTAKAQVASAQAQVRSVSTDLGYSVISAPFDGVIGISQVRVGAQVSPGQPLLNTISSTDPVAVDIVINEQEIGRFSRMRQGNQPDSLFTITLNNGEQYPHNGKLLAIDRAVGRQSGTTTVRVQFPNPNERLIPGMTVSLNVLNQDIGDQLVIPNKAVTEQLGEFYVYVVQGDSVVQQNVQLGTRFKSNIVVREGLKEGQQIVTEGVQRLRQGAKVQVGDPQQQQPQASSQK, encoded by the coding sequence ATGAAGAGGAAATACGTATGGCTGGCCGCGGCCGTCATTAGCCCAACTATACTTATGTCGTGCGGCGGTGATAAAGCCGGACAACAGCAGATGAACCCGGCCGCCATGGCCGTACCGGTGAATACTTATAAGGTTACGGAGCAAAGCGTTACCGGCAAGGACTCTTACCCTGGCACGGTTACAGCCCTGCAGGAAGTGCAGCTTCGTCCGCAGGTTTCAGGCTACATCACAGATATCTATGTGCAGGACGGGCAGCGTGTAAAGAAGGGCCAGAAGCTCTACGAAATAGACCGCAACAAGTACCAGGCTTCCTACCAGCAGGCGCAGGCTAACCTGGCCAGTGCCGAGGCCAACCTGGCCAGGGTGCAGAAAGACCTGGAGCGCTACGAGCGGCTGGCAGAGAGCGATGCGATCGCCAAGCAGCAATTGGATTATGCCCGCACGGAGGTACAAACCGCCAAGGCGCAGGTTGCCTCCGCACAGGCGCAGGTGCGCAGCGTCTCCACTGACCTGGGTTACTCGGTCATCAGTGCTCCTTTCGATGGTGTCATTGGTATTTCACAAGTTCGCGTGGGGGCTCAGGTATCGCCCGGACAGCCGTTGCTCAACACCATCTCCTCTACCGATCCGGTTGCAGTGGACATTGTGATTAACGAGCAGGAGATTGGCCGCTTCAGCAGAATGCGGCAGGGCAACCAGCCTGACTCTCTCTTTACCATCACCCTCAACAACGGGGAGCAATACCCGCATAATGGTAAACTGCTGGCTATCGACAGAGCTGTTGGCCGCCAGTCTGGTACTACCACCGTCAGGGTACAGTTCCCTAACCCGAACGAGCGCCTGATCCCTGGCATGACAGTATCCTTGAATGTGCTGAACCAGGACATTGGCGATCAGTTGGTGATCCCTAACAAGGCTGTGACGGAGCAGCTTGGGGAATTCTATGTGTATGTGGTGCAGGGCGACTCTGTGGTGCAGCAAAACGTGCAGCTGGGCACAAGGTTTAAGAGCAATATCGTGGTGCGCGAAGGCCTGAAAGAAGGGCAGCAAATCGTGACGGAGGGTGTGCAGCGCCTGCGCCAGGGTGCCAAAGTACAGGTAGGAGATCCGCAGCAACAACAGCCGCAGGCCTCCAGTCAGAAATAA
- a CDS encoding efflux RND transporter permease subunit has protein sequence MISDVFIRRPVTAMVISIVIVLVGVLAMMNLPVTQYPDISPPTVAVSATYTGADAQTIEQIIATPLETQINGSPGMAYITSTNTNGMLSLTVTFEVGTDIDIATLDVQNRASIAEPALPEEVRRLGVTVRKRNPSIMMVIGMYSPNRTHSVEYLDNYTNIYVRDALMRVKGVGDIFSIGQDFSMRLWLQPDKLAQYNIGANEVIASIQEQNLQVGAGTVGSAPQYDSQSFQYPITVTGRLETQEQFENIIVRTNPADGSLVYLRDVARIEFGRFDYNRAATINGNPATMMLIYQSPGSNALETAEGIYAALDELKSSFPADLDYIVSFETVSVVEASINEVVRTLVEALILVIIVVFLFLQSWRATLVPILAIPVSIIGTFIFFIPLDFTINTLTLFGFVLSIGIVVDDAIVVVEAVQHNMDHEGLSARDATRKAMKEITAPVIAIALILAAVFIPVGFIPGIVGRLYQQFAITIAISVLISAFVALTLTPALCSLMLKPMNVNKNSKGINKFFYRFNNWFARTTESYSTGVRKSIKAMPLVLILLILLYAGTVGMFMTKPSGFIPTEDEGRLFVSVELPEGASKSRTEDVLGQMGKMMAEVPAVKNYTAISGLNAINFSFKSNSGTFFVQMHPWEDRKEEADQLAGVMATMQQKFASIKEANVIVVAPPAIPGLGQSGGFTFVLQQRRAASPQELEQVMGQFLGAANARPEIAMAYSFFNTRTPGYHVEVDREKAKKLGVSVADVYSTLSTYMGSRYVNDFTRYGRNFRVVAQADTSFRMDIESLKQYYVMNRQGQSVPLSALVNAEVEERAAVISHYNLFRSVDINGSAAPGYSSGQALQALEEVAAQVLPAGYGYEFTGLSREEQAAGSTTIYIFALSILLVLLLLAALYESWSVPFSILFAIPLGMFGAILALTLLPKLDNNVYAQVGMITLIGLAAKNAILIVEFAKERVDRGMELIEATIEAVKLRLRPIIMTSLAFILGVTPLAMASGAGAVSRQTIGWVVIGGMLAATFLAIFVVPVLYVVITRVAYGKKGLAKLRANADTRPDDEEGGDPAYVNPH, from the coding sequence ATGATATCAGATGTTTTTATAAGAAGGCCCGTCACCGCCATGGTGATCTCGATTGTGATCGTACTGGTGGGTGTGCTGGCCATGATGAATTTGCCAGTCACACAGTATCCGGACATCTCCCCTCCTACGGTAGCCGTGTCAGCGACCTACACAGGTGCTGATGCCCAGACGATCGAGCAGATCATCGCCACACCGCTGGAGACGCAGATCAACGGCTCGCCGGGCATGGCCTACATTACCTCCACCAACACGAACGGTATGTTGAGCTTAACGGTCACCTTTGAGGTGGGCACCGACATCGACATTGCCACCCTGGACGTGCAGAACCGCGCCAGTATCGCAGAGCCTGCTCTGCCGGAGGAGGTGCGTCGCCTGGGGGTAACCGTGCGGAAGCGTAACCCGAGTATCATGATGGTGATCGGTATGTACTCGCCCAACCGTACCCACAGCGTGGAGTACCTGGACAACTACACCAACATCTATGTGCGGGATGCTCTGATGCGCGTGAAGGGCGTGGGTGACATTTTCTCCATTGGCCAGGACTTCAGTATGCGCCTGTGGCTGCAGCCCGACAAACTGGCGCAGTATAACATCGGTGCAAACGAGGTGATCGCCTCCATTCAGGAGCAAAACCTGCAGGTGGGCGCGGGTACGGTCGGATCTGCCCCGCAATATGATTCCCAGTCTTTCCAGTACCCGATTACGGTGACAGGACGACTGGAGACACAGGAGCAGTTTGAGAACATCATTGTGCGGACCAACCCGGCCGATGGCTCGCTGGTGTACCTGCGCGACGTGGCCCGTATTGAGTTTGGCCGTTTCGATTATAACAGAGCTGCCACGATCAACGGCAACCCAGCCACGATGATGCTAATCTACCAGTCTCCTGGTAGTAACGCACTGGAGACAGCAGAAGGAATCTATGCTGCACTGGATGAGTTAAAAAGCTCCTTCCCTGCAGATTTGGACTACATCGTTTCATTCGAGACTGTATCCGTAGTAGAGGCATCCATCAACGAGGTGGTGCGCACCCTGGTGGAGGCGCTCATACTTGTAATTATTGTGGTGTTCCTCTTCCTGCAAAGCTGGCGGGCCACGCTGGTGCCCATCCTGGCCATTCCGGTATCTATCATCGGTACCTTCATCTTCTTCATACCGCTGGACTTTACCATCAACACGCTCACCTTGTTTGGTTTCGTACTCTCGATCGGTATTGTAGTGGATGACGCCATTGTGGTGGTGGAAGCGGTGCAGCATAACATGGACCATGAGGGGCTTTCGGCCAGAGACGCGACACGTAAGGCCATGAAGGAAATCACGGCGCCCGTAATTGCCATTGCGCTTATACTTGCAGCGGTGTTTATACCTGTGGGCTTTATCCCGGGCATCGTGGGCCGATTGTACCAGCAGTTCGCCATCACCATTGCGATTTCGGTGTTGATTTCTGCCTTTGTGGCGCTTACACTCACGCCGGCACTCTGCTCTTTGATGCTGAAGCCGATGAACGTGAACAAGAATTCGAAAGGCATTAACAAGTTCTTTTACCGCTTTAACAACTGGTTCGCCCGCACGACGGAGTCTTACTCTACCGGTGTACGTAAGTCAATTAAGGCAATGCCGCTGGTGCTCATCCTGCTTATCCTGCTTTATGCGGGTACGGTTGGCATGTTCATGACCAAGCCATCAGGCTTTATTCCTACCGAGGATGAGGGTCGCCTGTTTGTGTCGGTAGAACTGCCGGAGGGTGCCTCCAAGTCCAGAACGGAAGACGTGCTGGGCCAAATGGGCAAAATGATGGCGGAGGTACCGGCGGTGAAGAACTACACCGCTATTTCCGGCCTGAACGCCATTAACTTCTCCTTCAAGTCTAACAGTGGTACCTTCTTCGTACAAATGCACCCTTGGGAAGACCGCAAGGAGGAGGCTGACCAGTTAGCGGGTGTTATGGCGACCATGCAGCAGAAGTTTGCTTCCATCAAAGAGGCGAACGTCATTGTGGTGGCTCCGCCTGCTATTCCTGGTCTGGGCCAGTCGGGTGGTTTCACCTTCGTGCTGCAGCAGCGCCGTGCCGCCTCTCCTCAAGAGTTGGAGCAGGTGATGGGGCAGTTCCTGGGGGCAGCGAATGCCCGTCCGGAGATCGCCATGGCCTACAGCTTCTTTAACACCCGCACCCCGGGCTATCACGTGGAGGTTGACCGCGAGAAAGCTAAGAAACTGGGCGTAAGTGTGGCCGATGTGTACTCGACCCTTTCCACATACATGGGTAGCCGCTACGTGAACGACTTTACGCGCTACGGCCGTAACTTCCGGGTAGTGGCACAGGCAGATACCTCCTTCCGAATGGATATTGAGAGCCTGAAGCAATACTATGTGATGAACCGCCAGGGCCAGTCGGTGCCGCTGAGCGCTTTGGTGAACGCTGAGGTGGAGGAAAGAGCCGCCGTGATTTCGCACTACAACCTGTTCCGTTCCGTGGATATCAACGGTAGCGCGGCTCCGGGTTATAGCTCCGGTCAGGCGCTGCAGGCGCTGGAGGAAGTGGCGGCGCAGGTGCTGCCAGCCGGCTATGGCTACGAGTTTACGGGCCTGAGCCGGGAGGAGCAGGCGGCCGGAAGCACGACTATTTACATCTTTGCGCTTTCGATCCTGCTGGTGTTGCTGTTACTGGCGGCCCTCTACGAGAGCTGGTCGGTGCCGTTCTCTATTCTATTCGCCATTCCGCTGGGGATGTTCGGGGCCATACTTGCCCTCACGCTCCTGCCGAAGCTGGACAATAACGTATACGCCCAGGTCGGTATGATCACCCTGATAGGTCTGGCAGCTAAAAACGCTATCCTGATCGTGGAGTTTGCCAAGGAGCGTGTGGACCGGGGCATGGAGCTGATTGAGGCGACCATTGAGGCGGTGAAACTGCGTCTGCGCCCGATCATCATGACCTCGCTGGCCTTCATACTTGGCGTGACGCCGCTTGCCATGGCCTCTGGTGCCGGTGCCGTATCGCGCCAGACGATCGGATGGGTAGTGATCGGTGGTATGTTAGCGGCCACGTTCCTGGCCATCTTCGTGGTGCCGGTGCTGTATGTGGTGATTACCAGAGTTGCGTACGGTAAAAAAGGCCTGGCAAAGCTGCGCGCTAACGCAGATACCCGTCCTGACGATGAGGAAGGCGGTGACCCGGCCTACGTGAACCCCCATTAA